One Polaribacter sp. SA4-12 genomic window carries:
- a CDS encoding alpha/beta fold hydrolase codes for MKNKILLFIFSLSLLFTSCQNVKKRNPENFKIDFSTKQQYKFTQVDNDIKMAYLDIGNKENPTILLLHGEPNSSFVYRNIAPLLVQQNYRVIIPDLVGFGYSDKPTDSTLITYSNQTKWLQKFIDNLKLKNIHLFAHDWGGMISLRIVAKNPELFHKVAVSYSYLFEGDEIIPKSFLGFVDYAKNEPSFSAGNIMDWGSNTKLSDSIKSKYDTAFKNKSDFISVRKFPSMIPLDKDDKEAIINRELNKKLNLFTKPFMTIWGNHDDLMWKGKDSILQKNIIGAKNRKHYILESNHFIQEDKPKELTQILINFFKDDK; via the coding sequence ATGAAAAACAAAATTCTCCTATTCATCTTTTCTTTAAGCTTACTTTTTACTTCTTGCCAAAATGTAAAAAAAAGGAATCCAGAAAATTTTAAAATTGATTTTTCTACAAAACAGCAGTATAAATTTACACAAGTAGACAACGACATTAAAATGGCTTACTTGGATATTGGGAACAAAGAAAACCCTACCATCCTTTTATTACACGGTGAACCTAACAGCTCATTTGTTTATCGAAATATTGCTCCTCTTCTAGTTCAACAAAACTATAGAGTTATAATTCCTGATCTTGTAGGTTTTGGATATTCAGATAAACCCACAGATTCAACTCTTATTACGTATTCAAATCAAACAAAATGGTTGCAAAAGTTTATTGACAATCTTAAATTAAAGAACATACATTTATTTGCACATGATTGGGGAGGAATGATATCTTTAAGAATTGTCGCTAAAAATCCTGAATTGTTTCATAAAGTGGCTGTTTCTTATAGCTATTTATTTGAAGGAGATGAAATTATTCCTAAAAGCTTCTTAGGATTTGTAGACTATGCTAAAAATGAACCTTCTTTTTCTGCAGGAAATATTATGGATTGGGGTTCTAATACAAAACTATCCGATTCTATAAAATCTAAATACGATACTGCTTTTAAAAACAAATCTGACTTTATTTCGGTTAGAAAATTCCCTTCTATGATTCCTTTGGATAAAGACGATAAAGAGGCAATTATAAATAGAGAATTAAATAAAAAACTAAACTTATTTACAAAACCATTTATGACTATTTGGGGAAATCATGATGATTTAATGTGGAAAGGAAAAGACAGTATTTTGCAAAAAAATATTATTGGCGCTAAAAACAGGAAACATTATATTTTAGAATCTAATCACTTTATACAAGAAGATAAACCTAAAGAACTTACTCAAATTCTAATTAACTTTTTTAAAGACGATAAATAG
- a CDS encoding OmpH family outer membrane protein → MKSKIIFICIALLSTVSIAQSKVGTVDSEYIVKLMPETKIVAKRSQAYGAKLDSSFSIKLKEYQTKIDAFKKNEKTMEDAVRKADYKELAEMEADIKKYQQNGNKLMQLKSEELMRPLYRKLSEAITLVSKAENYTQVLTISGNEFAYIDTNFDITELVLKNLGIEIPKAEK, encoded by the coding sequence ATGAAATCAAAAATTATCTTTATTTGTATTGCTTTATTAAGCACCGTTTCTATTGCTCAATCTAAAGTTGGTACAGTAGATAGTGAATATATTGTAAAGCTGATGCCAGAAACAAAGATTGTTGCTAAAAGGTCTCAAGCTTATGGTGCAAAATTAGATTCTTCTTTTTCAATAAAACTAAAAGAATATCAAACAAAAATTGATGCTTTTAAGAAAAATGAAAAAACCATGGAAGATGCAGTAAGAAAGGCCGATTACAAAGAACTTGCTGAAATGGAGGCTGATATTAAAAAATACCAACAAAATGGTAATAAGTTAATGCAATTAAAAAGTGAAGAACTAATGCGTCCTTTATACAGAAAATTAAGTGAGGCAATTACATTAGTTTCAAAAGCTGAAAATTATACGCAAGTTTTAACAATATCTGGAAACGAGTTTGCTTACATAGATACTAATTTTGATATTACGGAACTAGTTTTAAAGAATTTAGGCATAGAAATTCCTAAAGCAGAAAAATAA
- the miaA gene encoding tRNA (adenosine(37)-N6)-dimethylallyltransferase MiaA, with protein MTSNNFLITIVGPTAIGKTALSIQLAKHFKADIISCDSRQFYKEMRIGTAVPETDELAAAKHHFIQNRSIFDDYNVGSFERDALSKLDELFKENPVQIMVGGSGLYVDAVLKGLDYFPEVDPKIRETLTEELETKGLEYLQEKLKELDIETYNAIEIENPKRVTRALEVCIGSGIPYSTFKNKPKAPRNFTSIKVGLNADREIIYARINQRVDIMIENGLLEEAKELYPNKSLNALQTVGYRELFSYFDEDFTKEFAISEIKKNTRRFAKRQLTWFKKDENTLWFDYLTDLNTIIAKISDKINKTNS; from the coding sequence ATGACATCTAATAACTTTCTAATTACCATTGTTGGTCCTACTGCTATTGGTAAAACTGCATTAAGTATTCAACTAGCAAAACATTTTAAAGCAGACATTATTTCTTGTGATTCTAGACAGTTTTATAAAGAAATGAGAATAGGAACTGCGGTTCCTGAAACTGATGAATTGGCAGCTGCAAAACATCATTTTATACAAAACAGAAGTATTTTTGATGATTATAATGTAGGTTCTTTCGAAAGAGATGCATTATCAAAATTAGATGAACTTTTTAAAGAAAATCCAGTTCAGATTATGGTTGGTGGTTCTGGTTTATATGTAGATGCAGTTTTAAAAGGGCTAGATTATTTTCCAGAAGTAGATCCAAAAATTAGAGAAACGTTAACAGAAGAATTAGAAACCAAAGGCTTAGAATATCTTCAAGAAAAATTAAAAGAATTAGATATTGAAACCTACAATGCAATTGAAATTGAAAACCCTAAAAGAGTAACTAGGGCTTTAGAAGTTTGTATCGGTTCTGGAATACCTTATTCTACTTTTAAAAATAAACCCAAAGCACCACGAAACTTTACATCTATTAAAGTTGGTTTAAATGCCGATAGAGAAATTATTTACGCAAGAATTAACCAACGTGTAGATATTATGATAGAAAATGGTTTGCTAGAAGAAGCAAAAGAACTCTATCCTAATAAAAGTTTAAATGCATTACAAACTGTTGGGTATAGAGAACTGTTTTCTTATTTTGATGAAGATTTTACGAAAGAATTTGCAATTTCAGAAATCAAAAAAAACACCAGAAGATTTGCTAAAAGACAACTAACTTGGTTTAAAAAGGATGAAAATACATTGTGGTTTGATTATCTAACAGATTTAAACACTATTATTGCTAAAATTTCTGATAAAATTAACAAAACAAACAGTTAA